Proteins from a single region of Chryseobacterium sp. T16E-39:
- a CDS encoding 2TM domain-containing protein, with translation METFDENDIRYQQAKRQVERLRGFYGHLFSYIAVNILIAYFNYTNLKPGESYFEFKNFFTATFWGIGLLAHALFVFLPNISFAKKWEEKKIKEFMDKNK, from the coding sequence ATGGAAACATTCGATGAAAATGATATTCGATATCAACAGGCTAAAAGGCAAGTAGAGCGATTAAGGGGTTTTTACGGACATTTATTCTCTTATATTGCTGTAAATATTTTGATTGCTTATTTTAATTACACCAATTTAAAGCCCGGAGAAAGTTATTTTGAGTTTAAAAATTTCTTTACCGCAACATTTTGGGGAATAGGGCTTCTGGCGCATGCATTATTTGTTTTTTTACCCAATATCAGTTTTGCAAAGAAATGGGAAGAAAAGAAAATTAAAGAATTTATGGATAAGAATAAATGA
- a CDS encoding methyltransferase family protein codes for MNLQILFYASMGAWLLTEIIYKQKLKSADNDQKKDQSTLNLLWVVIILSIAGAVTTSNMISFPISDSGWIFYLGEGLILLGIVFRLIIIRSLGKYFTVDVTIKEDHKIKKEGFYRYLRHPSYAFSLLTFLGLGLYLNNWLSLVIAFIPPFLAFSYRIKIEEQVLIQRFGEEYVQYRKITKKLIPFLY; via the coding sequence ATGAATTTACAAATACTATTCTACGCTTCAATGGGAGCTTGGTTATTGACTGAGATCATTTACAAGCAAAAGCTGAAATCTGCAGATAACGATCAGAAGAAAGACCAATCCACACTTAACCTACTCTGGGTTGTTATTATTCTGTCAATTGCTGGAGCTGTGACCACTTCAAATATGATTAGTTTTCCTATTAGTGATTCTGGCTGGATCTTTTATCTTGGTGAAGGTTTGATTCTTTTAGGAATCGTTTTTAGACTAATTATTATCAGATCTTTAGGGAAGTATTTCACAGTTGATGTTACCATAAAAGAAGATCATAAAATTAAAAAGGAAGGTTTCTACAGATACCTTAGACATCCATCTTATGCTTTTTCATTATTAACTTTTCTCGGACTAGGCTTATATTTAAATAATTGGCTTTCCCTGGTCATCGCATTTATTCCGCCTTTTTTAGCATTTAGTTACAGGATTAAAATAGAAGAGCAAGTTCTTATACAGCGATTTGGTGAAGAATACGTGCAGTATAGAAAAATCACAAAGAAATTGATCCCTTTTTTGTACTAA
- a CDS encoding 2TM domain-containing protein: protein METLSFNKENRAYEKAAKRVKELKGFYGNLTSYCLVIPFLFVLNLLTSPYHLWFYWPMLGWGIGLVAHGINVFGIGKDWEEKKIKELMEADKRNHGKIL from the coding sequence ATGGAAACACTATCATTCAACAAAGAAAACCGCGCGTATGAAAAAGCGGCAAAGAGAGTAAAAGAACTTAAAGGATTTTATGGAAACCTTACATCTTATTGTTTAGTCATTCCCTTTTTATTCGTTTTAAACCTTTTAACATCACCTTATCATTTATGGTTTTACTGGCCAATGCTAGGCTGGGGGATCGGTCTCGTGGCTCATGGAATAAATGTTTTTGGAATTGGAAAAGACTGGGAAGAGAAGAAAATCAAAGAACTAATGGAAGCAGACAAAAGAAATCATGGAAAAATACTTTAA
- a CDS encoding 2TM domain-containing protein yields MEKYFNTNTMDYNQAYERVRKLKNFYKSLSWYGIIAGILFFNEYFEHGTIDFSFYHGSILLLIWGIILVIKGVKLFVFDSSWEQRILDKELRKSKPKL; encoded by the coding sequence ATGGAAAAATACTTTAATACCAATACGATGGATTACAATCAGGCATACGAACGAGTGAGAAAGCTGAAAAACTTTTACAAAAGCCTTTCTTGGTATGGTATAATAGCAGGAATCCTGTTTTTCAATGAGTATTTTGAACATGGAACAATAGATTTTTCATTTTATCATGGCTCAATACTTCTGTTAATCTGGGGAATTATTCTGGTTATAAAAGGGGTGAAGTTATTTGTATTTGACTCTTCCTGGGAGCAAAGAATTTTAGATAAAGAACTCAGAAAAAGCAAACCAAAATTATAA
- a CDS encoding LytR/AlgR family response regulator transcription factor encodes MIKTVIIEDEKPASRKLERMLSIFPDIEVVAKIESVEEGVAWFSENEHPQLIFSDIVLGDGLSFDIFEKVPSKGFIIYTTAFDQYTLKAFKLNSIDYLLKPILDEDLAGAIEKFKSFLPSDNSVSGQDIKQLIKKDKSTLSRILVKIGYNLKIIQTQEISCFFSENKIVYLQTKDRTYPSDFTLDDLEETLEGKKFFRVNRQFIINSDYINNIHTSPNYKVELEFQPSEEITVSRDRVKDFKDWLVG; translated from the coding sequence ATGATCAAAACTGTCATTATTGAAGATGAAAAGCCGGCTTCAAGGAAATTAGAAAGAATGCTCAGCATATTTCCTGACATTGAGGTTGTTGCGAAAATTGAATCAGTAGAAGAGGGAGTTGCCTGGTTTTCTGAAAATGAACATCCTCAGCTTATATTTTCGGATATTGTTTTAGGTGATGGATTATCTTTCGATATTTTTGAAAAGGTGCCTTCAAAAGGGTTTATTATTTATACGACAGCTTTTGACCAGTATACATTAAAGGCATTTAAATTAAATAGCATTGACTATTTATTAAAACCAATTTTGGACGAAGATCTAGCGGGCGCGATAGAGAAATTCAAATCATTTCTTCCTTCTGACAATTCGGTGAGTGGACAGGATATTAAGCAACTAATCAAAAAGGATAAATCCACTCTCTCCAGGATTTTGGTTAAGATAGGATATAATCTGAAAATCATTCAAACTCAGGAGATAAGCTGTTTTTTCAGTGAGAATAAAATTGTTTATCTTCAAACTAAAGACAGAACATATCCTTCAGATTTTACATTGGATGATCTGGAGGAGACTTTAGAAGGTAAAAAATTCTTCCGGGTGAACAGGCAATTTATAATCAATTCAGATTATATTAACAACATTCACACTTCACCTAATTATAAGGTAGAATTGGAATTTCAGCCCAGTGAAGAAATTACAGTAAGCAGGGATCGGGTTAAAGATTTTAAAGATTGGCTTGTGGGTTAA
- a CDS encoding glycine-rich domain-containing protein, whose amino-acid sequence METKMIIKNDALWNRIQDFSLDVPDINFPFSKKLAKEENWTLDFTQKAIEEYKKFVYLCCILPNGASPSETIDKVWHMHLIYTQNYWEEFCPDILKRKLHHHPSKGGITEKNKHVSWFSDTLKYYKEVFQQEAPVEIWQNSKPKNILFRGWGKKIKLISLFMILLMLSSCLGNVLDTLVILFIAILGIIIFGSIISLFEDPDHKGSGDKADGGGTGGSGCSSGSSCGGGCGGCGGCGGCGGCGG is encoded by the coding sequence ATGGAAACAAAAATGATCATAAAGAATGATGCTCTGTGGAACAGAATTCAGGATTTTTCTTTAGATGTTCCAGATATTAATTTTCCTTTCTCTAAAAAACTCGCTAAAGAGGAAAACTGGACCTTGGACTTTACTCAAAAAGCAATAGAAGAATATAAAAAGTTTGTTTATCTCTGCTGCATTCTTCCCAATGGAGCTTCTCCAAGTGAAACCATAGATAAAGTATGGCATATGCACCTGATCTATACTCAAAATTACTGGGAGGAATTTTGCCCCGATATTCTCAAAAGAAAACTGCACCATCACCCATCTAAAGGAGGGATAACAGAAAAAAATAAGCATGTTAGTTGGTTTTCAGATACTTTGAAGTATTATAAAGAAGTCTTTCAGCAAGAAGCACCTGTAGAAATCTGGCAGAATTCCAAGCCGAAAAATATTCTATTTAGAGGTTGGGGAAAAAAAATAAAACTAATCTCACTGTTTATGATTCTTTTGATGCTCTCATCGTGTTTAGGTAATGTTTTAGACACTTTGGTCATCCTGTTTATAGCGATTCTCGGAATCATAATTTTTGGATCTATTATCTCTTTATTTGAGGATCCTGACCATAAAGGATCCGGAGATAAAGCTGATGGAGGAGGTACCGGAGGTTCCGGTTGCAGTAGTGGAAGCAGTTGTGGAGGAGGCTGCGGTGGATGTGGTGGATGTGGAGGTTGCGGGGGTTGCGGGGGTTAA
- the mnmA gene encoding tRNA 2-thiouridine(34) synthase MnmA — MKIVVGLSGGVDSSVTAYLLQQQGHEVVALFMRNWNDASVTLEDECPWIEDSNDALMVAQKLGIPFQVIDMSELYKERIVDYMFDEYQKGRTPNPDVLCNREVKFDVFLKTAMSLGADKVATGHYARVHSTFDENGKEIFHLLAGKDNNKDQSYFLCQLNQDQLSKALFPIGELTKPEVREIAKEIGLVTADKKDSQGLCFIGKVSLPQFLQQQLKPNEGEIVEIFSDSPLFSGEKPAFSSKEEELEFLSQKINYKKSDGKVIGKHQGAQFFTIGQSKGLGIGGHKESCFIVSRDMENNIIFVGEGHSFPGLHKKALKVDNSELHWVREDLRLANGESMEVMARFRYRQALQKATIYQFENAFYMEFEEPQSAIAEGQFASWYIDDELLGSGVIA; from the coding sequence ATGAAAATAGTAGTAGGCCTCTCAGGAGGTGTAGATTCCAGCGTTACAGCATATTTGCTTCAGCAGCAGGGCCACGAAGTGGTGGCTTTGTTTATGAGAAACTGGAATGATGCTTCAGTAACACTGGAAGATGAGTGTCCGTGGATAGAAGACAGTAATGACGCATTAATGGTTGCTCAAAAACTTGGAATCCCATTTCAGGTCATTGATATGAGTGAACTTTACAAGGAACGTATTGTTGATTACATGTTCGATGAATATCAAAAAGGAAGAACCCCAAATCCTGATGTTCTATGTAACAGAGAGGTTAAATTTGATGTTTTTCTGAAAACAGCAATGTCTTTGGGAGCCGACAAGGTTGCAACAGGGCATTATGCAAGAGTACATTCAACTTTTGATGAGAACGGAAAAGAAATTTTCCATCTTCTAGCTGGAAAAGATAACAATAAGGATCAGTCCTATTTTTTATGTCAGCTGAATCAGGATCAATTATCTAAAGCGTTATTTCCGATTGGTGAGCTAACGAAGCCTGAGGTAAGAGAGATTGCAAAAGAAATCGGTCTGGTTACAGCAGATAAAAAAGACTCTCAGGGTCTATGTTTTATCGGGAAAGTAAGTCTTCCTCAATTTTTACAGCAGCAATTAAAACCAAATGAAGGTGAAATTGTAGAAATATTCAGCGATTCTCCATTATTTTCAGGAGAAAAACCTGCGTTTTCTTCAAAAGAAGAGGAATTGGAATTTTTATCTCAAAAGATCAATTATAAAAAATCTGACGGAAAAGTAATTGGAAAGCATCAGGGCGCTCAATTTTTCACGATCGGACAAAGCAAGGGGTTAGGAATCGGAGGACACAAAGAAAGTTGTTTTATCGTATCAAGAGACATGGAAAACAACATAATCTTCGTTGGAGAAGGTCACAGTTTTCCGGGATTACATAAAAAAGCTTTAAAAGTGGATAATTCCGAACTTCACTGGGTTCGTGAAGATCTAAGACTTGCCAATGGTGAATCGATGGAAGTGATGGCAAGATTCCGTTACAGACAGGCTCTTCAGAAAGCAACGATTTATCAGTTTGAAAATGCTTTTTATATGGAGTTTGAAGAACCTCAATCTGCGATTGCAGAAGGACAATTTGCGTCGTGGTATATTGATGATGAACTTTTAGGAAGCGGAGTTATTGCATAA
- a CDS encoding ATP-dependent Clp protease ATP-binding subunit yields MDYKFSQGLSQVFKQSKNEAKRLKSEFLNTEHLLLGIIKTENSAKEILQNLNADLTQIRRKIETLNTASLNPISEEVTNISFTKMADHAVKRAELECRQYKSNEINTVHLLLGILYKYEDPTSNILGAYDIDYEGVSREYQTMLKNSGQSPQMSAYDDDDEREEFEQMRKPAGNLGAAKSKTPTLDNFGRDLTSLARDGKLDPVIGREKEIERVSQILSRRKKNNPLLIGEPGVGKSAIAEGLALRIQQKKVSRVLFGKRVITLDLASLVAGTKYRGQFEERMKAIMTELEKNRDVILFIDELHTIVGAGSSTGSLDASNMFKPALARGEIQCIGATTLDEYRQYIEKDGALERRFQKVMVEPTNIDETIQILNQIKDKYEEHHNVVYTPEAILACVNLTSRYITDRFLPDKAIDAMDEAGSRVYIKNMKVPTEIIDFEKKIEDIKEMKQKAVKAQDYLEARKLKDEEERLQMELNAAQDQWDKDVKEKKETVTEENVAEVVSMMSGVPVTKVGKNELDKLAQMDSNLNGKVIGQEDAVRKVVKAIQRNRAGLKDPNRPIGTFIFLGTTGVGKTELAKVMARELFDSDEALIRIDMSEYMEKFAVSRLVGAPPGYVGYEEGGQLTEAVRRKPYAVVLLDEIEKAHPDVFNILLQILDEGHVTDSLGRKIDFRNTIIILTSNIGTRDLKDFGDGVGFGTSAKKTNSDTRARSTIENALKKAFAPEFLNRIDDIVIFNSLEQTDIKKIIDLELNKLYNRLEKLGYKVDLTDAAKDFISEKGWDKDFGARPLKRAIQKYIEDLLAEMLVNKQLSEGETIVLDVNEAKDGLTGKPHKTKKTTEKSSQ; encoded by the coding sequence ATGGATTATAAGTTTTCACAAGGTTTGAGCCAGGTGTTCAAACAGAGCAAAAATGAAGCTAAAAGGCTGAAAAGTGAATTTCTTAATACAGAACATCTACTTTTAGGTATTATAAAAACAGAAAACTCTGCAAAAGAAATCCTTCAAAACCTTAATGCCGATTTAACACAAATCAGAAGAAAAATTGAAACTCTAAATACAGCAAGTCTTAATCCTATTTCTGAGGAGGTAACCAATATTTCCTTCACTAAAATGGCAGATCATGCCGTTAAACGTGCAGAATTAGAATGTCGACAATACAAAAGTAATGAAATTAATACCGTTCATTTACTTTTAGGCATTCTTTATAAATATGAAGATCCAACCTCAAATATATTAGGAGCTTACGATATTGACTATGAAGGAGTTTCAAGAGAATATCAAACCATGCTTAAAAACTCTGGCCAGTCACCTCAAATGAGTGCATATGACGATGACGACGAAAGAGAGGAATTTGAGCAAATGAGAAAGCCTGCCGGCAACTTAGGTGCCGCGAAGAGCAAAACTCCTACATTGGATAACTTTGGTAGAGACCTTACCTCTTTGGCAAGAGATGGGAAATTGGATCCTGTAATCGGCCGTGAGAAAGAAATTGAGCGTGTGTCTCAAATCCTTTCTCGTAGAAAGAAAAACAATCCACTTCTTATCGGAGAACCTGGAGTTGGTAAATCTGCCATCGCAGAAGGGCTGGCTTTAAGAATTCAACAGAAAAAGGTGTCAAGAGTTCTTTTCGGAAAAAGAGTGATCACTTTGGATCTTGCAAGTTTAGTTGCAGGAACAAAATACCGTGGTCAGTTTGAGGAGAGAATGAAGGCGATCATGACTGAACTTGAAAAAAACCGCGACGTCATCTTATTCATCGATGAGTTACACACTATTGTAGGTGCGGGAAGCTCTACTGGAAGCTTGGATGCATCCAATATGTTCAAACCAGCATTAGCAAGAGGCGAGATTCAATGCATCGGAGCAACAACTTTAGATGAATACCGTCAGTATATTGAAAAAGACGGAGCATTGGAAAGAAGGTTCCAGAAAGTAATGGTGGAACCAACCAATATTGATGAAACCATTCAGATTTTAAATCAGATCAAAGATAAGTATGAAGAGCATCACAATGTTGTTTATACACCAGAAGCTATATTAGCTTGTGTGAATTTGACATCAAGATATATTACAGACCGTTTCTTACCGGACAAAGCAATTGATGCAATGGACGAAGCAGGTTCCCGTGTTTATATTAAAAACATGAAAGTCCCAACAGAAATCATTGATTTCGAAAAGAAAATTGAGGACATCAAAGAAATGAAGCAGAAAGCTGTAAAAGCTCAGGATTACCTTGAGGCAAGAAAGCTTAAAGATGAGGAAGAACGTCTTCAGATGGAGCTTAATGCAGCACAGGATCAGTGGGATAAAGATGTAAAAGAGAAAAAAGAAACCGTTACAGAAGAAAATGTAGCCGAAGTGGTTTCTATGATGAGTGGTGTTCCAGTGACCAAGGTTGGTAAAAATGAGTTGGATAAATTAGCTCAGATGGACAGCAATCTAAACGGAAAAGTAATTGGACAGGAAGATGCTGTAAGAAAAGTTGTTAAGGCTATTCAGAGAAACAGAGCGGGTCTTAAAGATCCAAACCGTCCGATCGGAACGTTTATTTTCCTGGGGACTACGGGTGTTGGTAAAACTGAACTTGCAAAAGTAATGGCAAGAGAGCTTTTCGATTCAGATGAAGCTTTGATCAGAATTGACATGAGTGAATACATGGAGAAATTTGCAGTATCTCGTTTGGTCGGTGCGCCTCCGGGATATGTTGGATATGAGGAAGGGGGTCAGTTAACAGAAGCGGTAAGAAGAAAACCTTATGCTGTGGTTCTTTTAGATGAGATTGAAAAAGCTCACCCTGACGTATTCAATATTTTATTACAAATTCTGGATGAGGGTCATGTTACTGATAGTTTAGGTAGAAAAATTGATTTCAGAAATACGATCATTATCCTTACTTCAAATATCGGTACCAGAGATCTTAAAGACTTTGGAGACGGTGTCGGATTTGGAACTTCTGCTAAGAAAACAAATTCAGATACAAGAGCAAGAAGCACGATTGAAAATGCCCTTAAAAAAGCATTTGCTCCTGAATTCCTGAACAGAATTGATGACATCGTGATCTTCAACTCTCTTGAGCAGACTGACATCAAGAAGATCATTGATCTTGAATTGAACAAGCTTTACAACAGACTTGAAAAACTAGGATATAAAGTTGATTTAACTGATGCAGCTAAAGACTTTATTTCTGAAAAAGGATGGGATAAAGATTTCGGTGCAAGACCACTGAAAAGAGCCATCCAGAAATACATTGAGGATTTATTAGCAGAAATGCTTGTAAATAAACAATTAAGTGAAGGAGAGACCATCGTTCTTGACGTGAATGAAGCTAAAGACGGGTTAACAGGAAAACCTCACAAGACAAAAAAGACGACTGAAAAGTCTTCTCAATAA
- a CDS encoding uroporphyrinogen decarboxylase, producing the protein MSPEIATYVGYSASLFIVLSFILKDVRKIRIVNMIGCICFVIYGIFSGMLWPVIIPNGLICFIQIYHLMAGKKS; encoded by the coding sequence ATGAGTCCCGAAATTGCTACTTATGTTGGATATTCTGCTTCACTTTTTATAGTTTTAAGCTTTATATTAAAAGATGTAAGAAAAATTAGAATCGTTAATATGATAGGCTGTATTTGTTTTGTCATTTATGGTATATTTAGCGGAATGCTTTGGCCGGTGATTATCCCGAACGGATTGATCTGTTTTATACAGATTTACCATCTGATGGCTGGAAAGAAAAGCTAA
- a CDS encoding glycosyltransferase, translated as MRKKIITSAFSNLYTDQRIEKVCKTLHENGYQIELIGNDWGGASEMKRPYSFSRISLISKSLKTAYFEFNWKLYKELKNKADKHTILHANDIDALLPNYLIAKKLNIPLIFDSHEIFSEMPAIQGKMSQKMWRYLEKKVLPKLKFMITASGSYAQWFKEKYNIDPVVVQNSPRRMSFSIDIPENKPKIFLYQGAINPFRGIDKAILAMHHLDHVIFKIAGDGPRRKEYEDLVVKESLQQKVQFLGKLMPEELRKVTLTADVGMSIEENGGDSYLYSLPNKVLDCIQARVPLIMADLPEMQNIKRQFDVGEIIKDHQPGNIAEAINKVLNRGRKNYQDELEKASEVLCWENEEVKLLEVFQKASQ; from the coding sequence ATGAGGAAAAAAATAATTACATCTGCTTTCAGTAACCTTTATACAGATCAACGAATAGAAAAGGTCTGTAAGACTTTGCATGAAAACGGCTATCAGATAGAGCTGATCGGCAATGATTGGGGAGGAGCCTCAGAAATGAAAAGACCTTATTCTTTTTCAAGGATCTCATTGATTTCTAAAAGTTTAAAGACCGCTTATTTTGAATTTAACTGGAAGCTGTATAAAGAGCTAAAGAATAAAGCGGATAAGCATACCATTCTCCATGCTAATGATATTGATGCTTTGCTTCCTAATTATCTTATCGCTAAAAAATTAAATATTCCTTTAATTTTTGACAGTCATGAAATTTTTTCCGAAATGCCGGCAATTCAGGGCAAAATGTCACAAAAAATGTGGCGCTACCTTGAAAAGAAGGTGCTTCCGAAATTAAAATTCATGATAACGGCTAGTGGAAGTTATGCACAATGGTTCAAAGAGAAGTATAATATTGATCCTGTTGTAGTTCAAAATTCACCAAGAAGAATGAGTTTTTCAATAGATATTCCTGAAAACAAGCCAAAAATATTTTTGTATCAGGGTGCAATCAATCCATTTCGGGGAATTGACAAAGCAATTTTGGCGATGCATCATCTCGACCATGTTATCTTTAAGATTGCAGGTGATGGTCCCAGAAGGAAAGAATATGAAGATTTGGTTGTAAAGGAAAGTTTGCAGCAGAAAGTTCAGTTTTTAGGGAAACTAATGCCAGAAGAATTAAGAAAAGTCACCCTTACAGCTGATGTTGGAATGAGTATAGAGGAAAATGGAGGAGACAGTTATCTATATTCTCTTCCTAACAAGGTCCTGGACTGCATCCAGGCAAGGGTTCCTTTAATTATGGCAGACCTTCCGGAGATGCAGAATATTAAAAGGCAATTTGATGTCGGAGAAATTATTAAAGATCACCAGCCCGGAAATATTGCAGAGGCAATCAATAAAGTTTTAAATAGGGGGAGAAAGAACTATCAGGACGAATTGGAAAAGGCATCAGAAGTACTTTGCTGGGAAAATGAAGAGGTAAAGCTATTGGAGGTTTTTCAAAAAGCATCTCAATAA
- a CDS encoding SufE family protein — translation MTIKEKQQEIIDEFAFLEDWEQKYEYIIDLGKELKGLSESKKNDDNLIKGCQSKVWIDAEYKDGKLYFDADSDGILPKGIVSLLVSIYSGHSTQEILDSDFQFISEIGLQEFLSPSRANGLMAMTKQIKFYAVAYQLKS, via the coding sequence ATGACCATTAAAGAAAAACAGCAGGAAATAATTGACGAATTTGCATTTCTTGAGGATTGGGAGCAGAAGTACGAATATATTATTGATCTTGGGAAAGAATTAAAAGGACTTTCAGAAAGCAAAAAAAACGATGATAACCTAATTAAGGGTTGTCAGAGTAAGGTTTGGATTGATGCTGAATATAAAGATGGCAAGCTCTATTTTGATGCAGACTCTGATGGTATTTTGCCAAAAGGGATCGTTTCTTTACTGGTTAGCATTTATAGTGGACATTCTACGCAGGAAATCTTAGATTCAGATTTCCAGTTTATTTCTGAAATCGGATTACAGGAGTTTTTATCTCCTTCCAGAGCTAATGGTCTAATGGCAATGACTAAACAGATCAAGTTTTATGCAGTTGCCTATCAACTGAAATCATAA
- a CDS encoding glycosyltransferase family 9 protein, giving the protein MTRILAYRFSAFGDVAMTAPVFREFLEQNPNVEIIMVSRKNFESLFSDIPNIIFKGINLDDYKGFFGLNRLANQLIKEFKPDYIANLHDVIRTKILDKIYRRKGYTVFKIDKGKEEKEALTDIWNLDKTQLKRTVERYADVFREMGFNITLSNQLRPLTNQKSGIGFAPFAQHKGKMLPLDKSYELVKILAQKEKIYFFGGGKNETETLEKWEHEIPNTKSLSGKLNLKQELDKIAELELMISMDSANMHLASLVGTRCVSIWGSTHPYAGFLGFGQSENDVVQIKDLTCRPCSVFGDKECFRGDWACLEELNIQKIIEKI; this is encoded by the coding sequence GTGACAAGAATTCTAGCATATCGTTTTTCCGCTTTTGGTGATGTTGCGATGACAGCACCTGTTTTTCGTGAATTTCTTGAACAAAACCCAAATGTGGAGATCATAATGGTTTCCAGAAAAAATTTTGAAAGTCTGTTTTCTGATATCCCGAATATTATCTTTAAGGGAATTAATCTTGATGATTATAAAGGGTTTTTTGGTTTAAACAGATTGGCTAATCAACTCATAAAGGAGTTTAAACCTGATTATATTGCAAATTTACACGATGTAATCAGAACTAAGATCCTGGATAAGATCTATCGAAGAAAGGGATATACTGTATTTAAAATCGATAAAGGTAAAGAGGAAAAAGAAGCCCTTACCGACATTTGGAACCTTGATAAAACACAGCTAAAACGTACTGTTGAGCGTTATGCTGATGTATTCAGAGAGATGGGATTTAATATAACATTATCGAATCAGCTAAGGCCACTTACGAATCAAAAATCAGGGATAGGTTTTGCTCCTTTTGCACAGCATAAGGGAAAAATGCTTCCTCTGGATAAATCTTATGAGCTCGTAAAAATATTAGCTCAAAAAGAAAAAATATACTTTTTTGGGGGTGGAAAAAATGAGACTGAAACTCTTGAGAAATGGGAGCATGAAATTCCTAATACAAAAAGTCTGTCAGGTAAATTAAATCTTAAACAGGAATTAGACAAGATTGCAGAGTTGGAACTCATGATTTCCATGGATTCTGCAAATATGCATTTAGCAAGTCTTGTTGGGACAAGATGTGTTTCCATATGGGGATCTACACATCCTTATGCTGGATTTTTAGGGTTCGGGCAAAGTGAAAATGATGTGGTACAAATAAAGGACCTAACATGTAGGCCATGTTCCGTATTTGGAGATAAAGAATGCTTTAGGGGAGATTGGGCGTGTCTGGAAGAGTTGAATATTCAGAAAATCATTGAAAAAATCTGA
- a CDS encoding glycosyltransferase, with product MKITICIPVYNFDVRELVSDLKKEIIAKDFNAEIILIDDQSKEEFKQINEVLQKQVDQFIYLDKNIGRSKIRNLFLTYSKGDYLLFLDCDGKVTDNNFVGNYIQFINENPGTKVIYGGRVVSESNPDRDHYLRWKFAVERENLPVSSRLENPYLSFQTNNFIIGKEVFQKISFNSEFQKYGYEDLLFAMDLKSNNIKIDHIHNPILNIDVEDNRLYLEKVKESVDSLSKMLADEELNSKMSEVKLVKAFNMICRIGLKRAFIVLFKINKPMVEKKLLKGKGKINLRYLDYYKLGLLLQKTE from the coding sequence ATGAAGATTACCATCTGTATTCCTGTGTATAATTTCGATGTCAGGGAGCTGGTTTCTGATTTAAAAAAAGAGATTATAGCAAAGGATTTTAATGCAGAAATTATATTAATAGACGATCAATCGAAAGAAGAATTTAAACAAATCAATGAAGTTCTTCAGAAGCAGGTAGATCAATTCATCTATCTTGATAAAAATATAGGAAGATCCAAGATTCGGAATCTATTTCTTACTTATTCTAAAGGAGACTACTTACTTTTTCTTGATTGTGATGGCAAAGTGACGGATAATAACTTCGTTGGAAATTATATTCAATTTATTAATGAAAACCCAGGCACAAAAGTTATATATGGCGGCAGAGTGGTGTCAGAATCCAATCCGGATCGGGATCATTATCTGAGGTGGAAATTTGCCGTGGAGCGTGAAAACCTGCCGGTTTCAAGTCGACTGGAAAATCCCTATCTGAGTTTTCAGACCAATAATTTTATCATCGGAAAAGAGGTATTCCAAAAAATTTCTTTTAATTCTGAATTTCAGAAATATGGTTATGAAGACCTTTTATTTGCAATGGATCTGAAATCCAACAATATAAAGATTGACCATATTCATAACCCTATTCTTAATATTGATGTAGAAGACAATAGGCTTTATCTTGAAAAAGTAAAAGAATCAGTGGATAGCTTATCTAAGATGCTGGCTGATGAGGAACTCAATTCCAAGATGTCAGAGGTCAAGTTGGTAAAAGCGTTTAATATGATCTGCAGAATAGGGTTAAAAAGAGCATTTATTGTTCTTTTCAAGATAAATAAGCCTATGGTAGAAAAAAAACTTTTAAAGGGAAAGGGAAAGATTAATCTACGATATCTCGATTATTATAAGCTGGGATTGCTGTTGCAGAAAACAGAATAG